A single genomic interval of Anopheles marshallii chromosome 2, idAnoMarsDA_429_01, whole genome shotgun sequence harbors:
- the LOC128719560 gene encoding larval cuticle protein 65Ag1-like has protein sequence MKQFVVFASVCCVLLAGRVVLSAPAPQQAGAGAGGSNNVETLKYYSENNGPDGYRFNYELSDGQIRSEVGTYRDVKDAEGKDVKALFVQGSYSFVGPDGQTYWVNYTADENGYHPKVGTGPTGGIQPGQETPVTSA, from the exons ATGAAGCAGTTCGTGGTGTTCGCTAGTGTGTGCTGTGTCCTGCTGGCAGGACGTGTTGTGTTGTCGGCACCGGCCCCCCAGCAGGCCGGAGCAGGCGCCGGTGGGTCCAACAATGTGGAAACGTTGAAATATTACAGCGAAAACAATGGACCGGATGGTTACAGGTTCAA TTACGAGCTGAGCGATGGACAGATCCGTTCGGAAGTCGGTACCTACCGGGACGTGAAGGATGCGGAGGGCAAGGACGTGAAGGCGTTGTTCGTGCAGGGTTCGTACTCGTTCGTTGGCCCCGATGGGCAGACGTACTGGGTGAACTATACCGCCGATGAGAACGGTTACCATCCGAAGGTCGGCACCGGTCCAACGGGTGGAATTCAACCGGGACAGGAAACGCCCGTAACCAGCGCTTAG